One Panicum virgatum strain AP13 chromosome 9K, P.virgatum_v5, whole genome shotgun sequence genomic region harbors:
- the LOC120647985 gene encoding zinc finger MYM-type protein 1-like produces MSKRTLFTYYSSSSSTPTPPETNARPPKNRRVEFCASDIISDPGLRKPIDEYPFEIRDQVKRAYALRGPTQQPVGFTFPRSWQSGEWRSFQQHWFGTYDLLEYSESKDAAFCFYCYLFFEPGKPDKWGSSVFAKVGIDKWKEALEKFDKHDASHSHCNARLKCDDFMNQRTSVTRKFEKQSKEEYNRYKTRLSSSLDVARFLIQQGDAFRGHDESSTSLNKGTFGEMIDWYKDKVEVVKDAYDKGSKNCQMLSPFIQKDLTKACAEEVTSVIMDEIRGRRFSVLIDESRDVSIKEQMAMVLRFVNDEGKVLERFLGLKHIGKCTSIALKEALVGMISSHKLSMRMIHGQGYDGASNMRGEFNGVQKLVRDQNPYAFYVHCFAHQLQLVVVAVSTSTPAIADFF; encoded by the exons ATGTCGAAGAGAACATTGTTCACCTATTATTCAAGCAGTAGCAGCACTCCTACTCCTCCAGAAACTAATGCAAGGCCCCCAAAAAACCGCAGAGTAGAATTTTGTGCATCAGATATCATTAGTGACCCTGGATTGCGCAAGCCAATTGATGAGTATCCGTTTGAGATTAGAGATCAAGTTAAGAGGGCATATGCTTTGAGGGGTCCAACTCAACAACCAGTTGGCTTTACATTTCCTCGCTCATGGCAAAGTGGTGAATGGAGATCTTTTCAGCAGCATTGGTTTGGGACTTATGATTTGCTGGAGTATAGTGAGTCAAAGGATGCAGCATTTTGTTTTTATTGTTATCTTTTCTTTGAGCCAGGAAAGCCCGATAAATGGGGGAGCAGTGTCTTTGCAAAGGTCGGTATAGACAAATGGAAGGAGGCTTTGGAAAAATTTGATAAACATGATGCTTCACATTCTCATTGTAATGCAAGACTGAAGTGCGATGACTTTATGAATCAAAGAACAAGTGTCACTCGGAAATTTGAAAAGCAAAGTAAGGAGGAATATAATCGATACAAGACTCGCTTGTCATCTTCTTTAGATGTTGCAAGGTTCCTCATACAACAAGGTGATGCTTTCCGTGGACACGATGAGTCCTCTACTTCGCTCAACAAGGGAACATTCGGAGAGATGATTGACTGGTACAAAGACAAGGTCGAAGTGGTTAAGGATGCATATGATAAAGGCTCTAAAAATTGCCAGATGTTGTCTCCTTTTATTCAGAAGGATCTTACAAAAGCTTGTGCAGAAGAAGTCACATCAGTGATTATGGATGAGATTCGTGGCAGGCGATTCTCGGTGCTTATTGATGAGTCTCGAGATGTATCTATAAAGGAGCAAATGGCTATGGTTCTGAG GTTTGTGAATGATGAAGGAAAGGTGCTAGAGAGATTTCTTGGACTTAAACATATTGGGAAATGTACATCTATTGCATTGAAAGAAGCTTTGGTCGGTATGATTTCTAGCCACAAGTTAAGCATGCGTATGATTCATGGACAAGGTTATGATGGAGCTTCCAATATGAGAGGTGAATTTAATGGCGTGCAGAAATTGGTTCGTGATCAAAATCCTTATGCCTTCTATGTGCATTGTTTTGCCCATCAATTGCAATTAGTGGTTGTCGCCGTTTCAACTTCTACTCCAGCTATTGCAGATTTTTTTTAA